GGGTCTTTCACACATCGGACAGGCGGTCATCTTCGAGGCGGCAGGCTGGTCGACCCTGGGCCCCATCGCCATGAACTGTGCGGCGCCCGATGAGGGCAACATGTTCCTGCTCGGCAAGATCACCAACGAGGAGCAGGCGGAGCGGTTCCTCAAGCCCGTCATCGAGGGGCATCAGCGCTCGGCGTTCGCGATGACCGAACCCGACGGAGCCGGATCGGACCCCTCGCAGCTCAAGACCTCGGCCATCTTTGACGGTCAGAACTTCGTCATCAACGGGCGCAAATGGCTCATCACCGGGGCACGCGGCGCCAAGACGTGGATCATCATGGCCAACCTGGAGGCCAACGACCATCTGCCGGAGGGGCCCACGCTGTTCCTGTGCGATGGAGACGCTGGGATTTCCGCAGGCGGGATTGTGATCGAACGAATCATGAACACGATGGACCGCAACTACGCAGAGGGCCATGCGGTCGTGCGATTCGACAACCTGACCCTGCCGCGTGAGGCACTGCTCGGGGAGACGGGCCAGGCATTCCGGTACGCGCAGTTGCGGCTGGCCCCGGCGCGATTGACGCACTGCATGCGTTGGCTCGGCGCCGCCTCTCGCGCTCAGGACATCGCGGTCGATTACGCGCGCACCCGGACCTCGTTCGGCAAGACCATCGGTGAGCACCAGGGAGTCTCCTTCATGCTCGCCGACAACGAGATCGCGCTGCATCAATGTCGTCTCACCATCTGGCACGCCTGCTGGATGATGGACAACGGTGCCAAGGGACGTCACGAAAGCTCGATGGCCAAGTCGTTCGTCTCCGAGGAACTGTTCAAGGTGACCGACCGGTGCGTCCAGGTGCTCGGTGGCATCGGCATCAGCGACGAGACGCCGGTGGAGATGATCTTCCGGGACATGCGTGCGTTCCGCCTCTACGACGGGCCCACCGAGGTGCACAAGTACGCCATCGGCCGGCAGGTGCTGCGTATCCCGCGCGCCTAGAGCGGCTTGTCGGTCCTACATGTCATCCTTCAGTCATGCCGATCTGGGGGCAGACGCCCGACCACAGCCCCAAGTGGGTCGTGGTTGACCTGGAGACTTCCGGCTTTCAGCCCGGTCGGGCGCGTGTCATCAGCGTCGCCGCACTGGCGCTGGATGCGGACGGAACCATCACCGACAGCGTGGTGAGCCTGCTCAATCCCGGTGTCGATCCGGGCCCGACGCATGTGCACGGTCTCACCCCGGAGATGTTGGAGGGGCAGCCGGAGTTCGCGGATATCGTCCCCGATCTCATCGCACTGCTGCGGGGGCGGACCCTGGTCGCCCACAACGTCGGATTCGACTACTCGTTCCTGGCGGCCGAGGCCGAGCTGGCCGGCGCCGAGCTGCCCACCGAGGCGGTCATGTGCACCGTCGAGCTGACCCGGCGCCTGGACCTGGACACCCCGAACCTGCGCCTGGAAACCCTGGCCGCGCACTGGGGTGTCGAGCAGCTCAAGGCCCACGACGCCTACGACGACGCCCGGGTGCTTGCCGAGGTGCTGCCGAAGGTGCTGGACCGGGCACGCGAACGCGGCACCTGGCTGCCGATCCGCGAGACCACGCGCAAACGCTGGCCCAACGGCCGTGTTACTCACGACGAGCTGCGTCCGCTGAAGACGCTGGCGTCCCGTCAGCCGTGTCACTGGCTCAACCCCGGACCGTATACCTCCGGGCAACCGCTGGTGCAGGGCATGCGGGTGGCGCTCAGTGCGGAGGTCGCCCGCACACATGAGGAACTGGTCGAACAGATCATGCAGGCCGGCCTCGCCTACGCCGACGCGGTCGACGAGGACACCTCGATGGTGATCTGTAATCATCCGAACCCCGAGCAGGGGAAGGGCTTTCATGCCAGATCTCTCGGTGTGCCGCTGGTGGACGACGAGACGTTCATGACGTTGATCGGCCGTGTTGCCGGGGGTACCGATATCGAGCAGTTCACGGTTCCCAGCCGCGCCGGAGCTCAATACTCACTGTTTTGATGAGCCCCGCCTGATGCGTCGAATCCTCGCTGCAGCGCTGACTGTTGCGCTGCTTGTCAGCGGCTGCGGGACGCGCGCGACCATCACCGCCGCGGACCTGGATGCGCCGACATCGGCCCGGCTCGATTCGGCGATCAACGAGGTGCTGAAGAGCGCCGGCGTCCCGGGGGCGATCGTCGGTGTGTGGGGTCCCAAGGGCAAGTACGTGCGCACGTTCGGAGTGTCGAACGCCGCCACTCACGCGCCGATGCAGACGGACTTCTATCACCGGATCGGTAGTGTGACGAAAACCTTCACGGTCACCGCATTGCTGCAGCTCGTCGACGAGGGCAAGCTGGGGCTCGACGATCCGATAGCCAAGTATGTGGACAAGGTCCCGAACGGGAACAAGATCACGCTGCGTGAACTCGCCCGGATGCAGAGTGGACTGTTCAACTACTCGATGTCCCTGGTCTTCAGCCGCGACCTGGAGGCCGACCCGCGTCGCCGCTACAGCACCCTGGAACTGCTGGACTACGCCTTCGCCCAGCCGCCGAATTTCCCGCCCGGGCAGGGCTATGAGTACAGCAACACCAACGCCGTGCTGCTGGGGCAGGTGGTGGAGAAGGTCAGCGGACAGACGCTGCCGGTTTTCGTGCGCGAGCACATCACCGAGCCACTCGGCATGAGCCACACCAGCTTTCCGGACACCAACATCCTCCCGGATCCGCACGCGCAGGGTTACACACAGCTGACGCCCACCGGGCCGATCATCGACAGCACCGACTGGAACCCATCGTGGGCCTCCTGGGCCGGCGCGATGGTCTCGACGCTCGATGACCTGAGGGTGTGGGTGCCGGCGTTGGCGACCGGCAAGCTCCTCGAGCCCGCAACTCAGGAACAGCGGTTGCAGACCGTGGCGATGCCTCCCGTACCCGACGACATCCGCTATGGCTTAGGGATTTTCGATGCACACGGATGGATCGGTCACAACGGCAGCATCCCCGGCTATCAGACGCTGGCCATCTACGCACCCGCCGAGCAGACCACGGTAGTGGCCCTGCTCAACACCGATGTGGCCAAGCAGCCCGCGCAGCCCAGCACGCTGTTCGGTACGGCCATCACCAAGGTGATCAGCCCGGAGCACGTCTTCCTGCTGGAGAACGCGATTCCGCAGCCTCGGTGATATCAGGCGTAGGGCAGCAACGCCATCTCGCGCGCGTTCTTGATCGCGTTGGCGACCTGCCGCTGTTGTTGCACGGTCAGGCCAGTCACCCGACGCGAACGGATCTTGCCGCGCTCGGACAGGAACAGCCGCAGGGTGTTGGTGTCCTTGTAGTCCACCGAGGAAACTCCAAGTTTGGCAAAGAGATTCGGCTTGGCGGGCTTGGTGTCGGCGAGTTTGACGCGACGATTGCGTGTGGGCTTGGTGGCCATCACCAGCTCGCTTTCCGGACGCCGGGCAGCGACCCGTCGTGCACGAGTTCACGAACTCGCACTCTGGACAAACCGAACTTGCGCAGGTAGCCGCGGGGGCGACCATCGACGGCGTCGCGATTGCGCAGCCGCACCGCACTGGCATCGCGCGGCTGCCGGGCCAGCTCGGCCTGCGCGGCCAGGCGCTGCTCGTGACTGCTCGACGGTTGGCGAATGATCTCCTTGAGCTCTGCGCGCCGTTCGGCGTAGCGCTCGACGATGACGCGGCGTTTCTCGTTCTTGGCGATCTTTGACTTCTTGGCCATCTCAGCGCTCCTCGCGGAAATCGACGTGCTTGCGCACTACGGGGTCGTACTTGCGCAGCACCATCCGGTCCGGGTCGTTACGCCGGTTCTTGCGGGTGACGTACGTATAGCCGGTGCCCGCGGTGGACCGCAGCTTCACGATGGGGCGGATCTCGTTGCGGGCCATCAGAACTTCCGTCCCTGTGCGCGCAGGCGTGCCACCACGGCCTCGATACCGTCGCGATCGATCACCTTGATGCCCTTGGTGCTGACCCGCAGCTTGATGCGGCGGTCCTCTGAGGGCAGGTAGTACGTCTTGAGCTGGATATTGGGTGACCAGCGGCGACGGGTGCGGCGGTGCGAGTGCGAAACCGCGTTACCGAAGCCCGGCGACCGTCCGGTCACCTCGCAATGCGCGGACAAGGGACCTCCATTCATTCCCGTTTGATAATGGGAATCGTTTTCGACAAGTGCTGTCCGGGACTGTACCGTGAAGCTCGTAGTAATGAAAATCGTTTGCATTTAGCTGTACGGAACCAAAGGGAGAGTCATGCGCACGCCGGTGCTACTCGTGTCCGGACAGACCGATACCGACGCGGTGGTGCAGGTCTTGGCCCACGACCCGGGAACGGTCGTCGTCACCCACAGGTTCGACGGACACATCGTGAAGCGGACCGTCACCGGCATCCGCGGCACCTCTGAAACCGTCCTGGAGCTGGCCCACGGCTGCGTGTCCTGCACGATTCGCGACGATCTGCTGGTCCTGCTGCGCAAGTTGCATCGCCGGGATGAGGTGGGCCGCATCGTGCTGCATCTGGAGCCCTGGCTGGAAGCCGATCCGATCTGTTGGGCGATCAATACCGTGCCCGTGCGGGTTGGGCCCGGATATGTCGACGGACCGGCGGCACGCGATGTCGAAATCGCCGGAGTGGTCGCGTGCATCGACAGTGCGCATTGGCTGGAGCAGGCGCTCGGAGACGACGAGCTTGCCGACGGCCGGACGCTGGCGCAGGTCGCGATCGGTCAGGCCGAGTTCGCCGACGTGCTGGTGGTGCGCAACCCCGAACCCGAGGTGCTTTCGGTACTGCGCCGTCTGGCGCCACGGGCGCGCATCACAGCTCGGATCGGCCGCGTCGAGCAGGCCCTCGACCATCTGGAGGACGACGCGCGGTGCGGCCGCGCCGATGATCCGCACGGCCCGCTGCTGGCGGGTCAACCGTCCCTGGCCGTCGACGGCCGGGTTGCGCTGGTGGAATTCAACGCGCGCAGGCCCTTTCATCCGGAACGGCTACACGCCGCGATCGACTTGCTGCTCGACGGCGTGATCCGAACCCGGGGCAGGTTGTGGCTGGCCACCCAGGATGAGCAGGCCATGTGGCTGGAGTCTGCCGGCGGTGGACTCCGAGTATCTGCTGCCGGGAAATGGCTGGCGGCAATGGATTCAGCCGAAGTTGCACGAACCGACCTGGAACGCAGGGCATTCGCCGATCTGATGTGGGATTACCGGTTCGGGGATCGCCACAACGCGATGACGGTGCTGATATGCGGCGCCGACAGTGCAGAGGTGCTCGACGCATTGCGCGGCGCTCTGCTCACCGATGCCGAAATGGCAAGCCCCGCATGCTGGGACAAGCTCAGCGATCCGTTCGGTGATTGGCACGAGGATCCCTGCGAACACGTATCCGAACTTGAGGCATTCCTTTCCTACGGCGACCACAACACAGAAGGAAACCACTGATGAAACCCGGAATTCACCCCGACTACCATCACGTCGTCTTCCAGGACGCCACCACCGGCAAGATGTTCCTGACCCGCTCGACGGTGACCAGCGCGCGCACCGTCGAGTTCGAGGGCCAGGAGTACCCGCTGATCACCGCCGAGGTGACGGCCGACTCTCACCCGTTCTGGACCGGTGATCGCCGGATCGTCGACACCGCCGGACAGGTCGAGAAGTTCCGGCGCCGTTACGGCACGCGCTAGGCGCGAGCAGCACGGTTGACCGCCGACACCACTGCCCGCAGTGAGGCGGTGGTGATCGACGGCGCGATGCCGACGCCCCATACGGTCTGGGCCTCACCGCCATGGGGGCCGACGACCATGGCTTCCACGTACGCGGCAGCCTGTGCGTCGTCGCCGGCACTCATGGCGTGCTCGGAGTAGTCCAGGACGTTCACGGTGTAGCCCACGGTGGACAACGCGTCTACGAACGCGGCCAGCGGGCCGTTGCCGCTGCCGTTGACTTCGGTTTCCTTGCCGTCGATCTTCACCACGGCGGCAATCGAATCCGTGCCACCGTCCTCCTCGGAGGCGGTCACCTTCTGGCGGATGCGCTCCAGCGGGATGATCGGTGCCAGGTACTCCTCGGCGAAGACGTCCCAGATCTCCTTGGGATTCACCTCGCCACCCTCTCCGTCGGTGATCCTCTGAATCGACTGCGCGAACTCGATCTGCAGGCGGCGCGGCAGCACCAGTCCGTGGTCGGACTTCATGATGTAGGCGACGCCACCCTTGCCGGACTGCGAGTTCACGCGGATCACGGCCTCGTAGTTGCGGCCGACATCCTTGGGGTCGATGGGCAGGTACGGGACCTGCCACAAGATGTCGTCGACGTCCGAATCGGCATCGTCCGCATCGCGTTTCATCTGGTCCAGGCCCTTGTTGATGGCGTCCTGGTGGCTGCCGGAGAAGGCGGTGTAGACCAGATCGCCACCGTACGGATGGCGCTCGGGCACCTTCAGCTGGTTGCAGTACTCGACGGTGTGCCGGATCTCGTCGATGTTGGAGAAGTCGATCTGCGGGTCCACGCCGCGGCTGAACAGGTTCAGTCCCAGCGTCACCAGGCAGACGTTTCCGGTGCGCTCGCCATTGCCGAACAGGCAACCCTCGATGCGATCCGCACCGGCCTGGAAGCCCAGTTCGGCTGCCGCGACAGCTGTTCCGCGGTCGTTATGCGGGTGCAGACTCAGGATCACCGAGTCGCGACGAGCCAGATTGCGGCTCATCCACTCGATGGAATCGGCGTACACGTTGGGGGTCGTCATCTCCACCGTCGACGGCAGATTGAAGATGATCGGGTTCTGCGGTGTCGGCTCGATGACGTCGCCGACCGCGTTGCACACTTCCAGTGCGTACTGCAGTTCGGTGCCGGTGTACGACTCCGGGGAGTACTGGAAACGCCAATGTGTATCAGGGTATTTCGCCGCTTCTTCAATGCACTTGCGGGCACCGTCGGTGGCGATCTTCTTGATCGTCTCCCTGTCGCCCCGGAACACCACGCGCCGCTGCAGAATCGACGTCGAGTTGTAGAAGTGCACGATCACGTTCGCGGCACCTTCGCAGGCCAAGAAGGTGCGTTCGATCAGCTCTGGACGGCACTGCGTCAGCACCTGGATCGTCACGTCCTCGGGGATGGCGTTCTCACTGATCAGCTCGCGGATGAAGTCGAAATCGGTCTGGCTCGCCGACGGGAATCCGACCTCGATCTCCTTGAAGCCCATCCGGATCTGCATGTCGAACATCCGGCGCTTACGGGCCGGACTCATGGGGTCGATCAGGGCCTGATTCCCGTCACGCAGGTCCACGGCCGCCCACTGCGGTGCGCGAGTGATCACCTTGTCGGGCCAGGTGCGGTCGGGCAGCTCGATCTTCTCGACTTCGTCGGCGAAGGAGCGATACCGGTGCACCGGCATCGAGCTGTTCTTCTGGGTGTTCCACGCGGGCTGGTCGGCCGGGATAGGCCCGTTCGGGGTGACGATGCTGCGCGGGGTGTAGTTGAACTCGTCTGAGGAAAAGCTGGTCATGGGAAGGCTCCGGGAGTTTGAGTGGTATCTCGACCGGCACGCCAACAACCCGCGACAGGAGGCCGGTCTGGATCAGACCCTGTCGCGGCGTCGGAGGAGGAGCGCCCGCTGCACAGACGGGACTCTACCAGCCGCGAGAAGCCCGATCATCTGGCAAGCTCGCAGAGCATGTGGGTACGCAGGGGGATGGCGGTGCTGGCGATTCTGCTGGCGGCCACCGGCTGCACGCGCACCCTTGCCGGGCAGGCACGGGGAAGTGAACCCGCGCCCGGAGCCGACTCGTTCTTCCACGGCGATCAGCCGGATTACGGCCAGAAGCTCAGTGCCCAGGAGAAGGCGACGCTCACCTATGCGCGCGCATTGCGGCGGATGGACCCCTGTGGTTTCGCGGCGAGCCTGAAGGAGTACGGAGATCCGGGTCAGGTCGTCGGTGACTTTCAGATCTGTTATGCCAGTGTCAAGATCACGGGTGATCCCGGTCTCACCGAGGTGTCCTACGAGTACTCCATGCAGGACAAGCGCACGGCACCCGAGTCGTTCCGGGTCGGTTCGGTTCCTGTCTACGAGACCGGGGAAGAGTGCGCGTACGAGGTTCCGCTAGAACTGGAGCGGCTGCCGGGAGCTCCGCCGAGTCCCACATTGCAGGCCGTGTTGTCGGTGAGTGCGTACCTCTATGGTTCGGACGAGTACTCGGACCCGGACTGTCGACTTGCCAAGCAGGTGGTGACGGCGATTGCCAAGCAGCTGCCTGCTGGATTGCCTGCGCGCTCCGCGCTGAGCGCGTATCCGATCAAACTCGCGGAACGTGATCCGTGCGAGATCCTCGGGGAGTACCCGGGAAAGGCACACGAGGTGTCCATCGACCTGCTGGGAGACCCCTTCGGTTGTGACTTCGCGCTTTCGGATTCCGGCATCGACTACACCGTGCAGCTCACGAGCAGTGTCGACGACTTCCCGGATGAGTACACCAGATCCACACGCGACGGCGTGACGTATTTCCACAACGAGGACCCGAGCCAACTGACGGGATGTCATGCGCTGGCACTGGTAGGAGATCCGTTGTACCCCAAAGACATCGGTGGCGGTGCGATGAACACCGATGCTGAGGCGTACTCCCCGGCGGTGGTCGCCAGTGCCTTCACCGAGGAGGGGCGCACCGACTGCGGACAGATGCGGGAGATTCTGGACAAGGCGGTGCGACTATTCGCAAATTCCGCTCGGTAGCACTGCTTCTGGTCGCCTTGCTGGCGATCGCAGGCTGCACGAAGGTCGTTTCTGGCAACGCGACAGGGCGCTCGCCCGCCCTCACCGGTCAGGCATTGTTCGCCGGTGAGCTGCCCACGTACGGTCAGACCTTCACGGCGAAGGAGGCCACGCTCCTGGCCTACATGCGCGCTCTTCGGCGGGTCGATCCGTGTGGTCTTCTGTTGATGCTCAAGGGTATTGGCGCGCCCACCTACATCTCGGGCGATGTGGGTGGCTGCTTCGGGTCCATCAAGGTCACCGGTACCGCCAACGCGTCGAGCGTCGGCCTGTCCCTGATACTCGGTGACTACTCACGCGAGAAACCCGAATTCACCGTCGGCCAGACGCCGGTTTATCACACCGCGGGCACGTGCCTCTACGAGTTTCCGGTCGCCATGGGCAAGCTCCCGAACGCTCCGAAGCTGACAGGGGCAAGCACGCCCGCCCTGCGGGTCGTGGTCGTCGACGGCGCGCGGAGTGCACTGGCGGCGAATTGTAAAATGGCACAACCGGTTATCGGGGTGCTGGCCACATTGAATCCAGCCGACATGCCCGTCCGTGACGCGCTGAGCGCATACCCGATCAAGATTGCCGAACGTGATCCGTGTGAGATTCTTGGTGAGTATCCGGGTCGGGCGGGTGAGGTGCGACCGTCGCTCTTCGGCGATCCATTCTCGTGCCGATTCTCTTTGCAAGACAACGAGAATCAATTCGAACTGTCCATCAGGTCGGGTGTTGATCCGCCGTCCAAGCTGCGCGGGGAAGTCCGAGACGGCGTCGAGTACTTCCATGGCCAAGACGGCAATTTGTGCACCAGCATGGTGCGCCTGGGCAAGCCGCTCTACGCCCGGGACGTTCCAGGGGGTGCGACGCAGGAGAACAGCACCCCGGAGCGAGTGTTCATCGAGGTGCTCAGCTTTTCGCTGAAGAGCGGCGACTGTGGGTCCACCCGCGCGATGATCGACAAGGCCGTACGGATCTACCGCGGTTCGTTCGACTGATGCGCGAGTCGCGACACAATGACCGGATGGACATCGGCGAGACCATGTGGGCGAGTGATGTCGTTCACGGTCGACTGACAGGAGCTCTGTGATGCCTTACGTCGAGTCGGCGCAGCGCACCCGGGAGGCGGTCACCGCCGCACGTGTGGTGCTGATGCGGGAGGGAGTGGGCCGCACCACGATGCGCGCGGTTGCGGCCGAGGCGGGTATCCCGCTGGGCACGCTCCAGTACGTGTTCCCCAGCAAGCAGGGGCTGCTCAAGGCGGTCATCGAGGACATCGTCGAAGAGATCGCCGGGGTGCTGCGCACTGCCGCAGGAACCGAGGCCGGTCTGGACGACGCAATTCGTTATGGCGTGCGGAATTTCTGGTCAAAGCTGGTCGCCGAGCACCGCAATCTGCAGCTGGTTCAGTATGAGCTCGTCACCCATGCACTTCGGGCACCCGGTCTGGAGGATCTCCCGGCCTGGCAATACGAGCGATACACCCAGGTTGTCGCCCACTGGTGCCAGGAGGCGGCGCGACGGGCCGGAGAGCGTTGTGCGGTGTCTTTCGAACGGTTGGCTCGAGTGCTTGTGGCCGGAATCGACGGGCTGATCCTGCAGCATGTCGTCAGTCCAGACCCGGCCCGTTCCGCCGAAGACCTCGATTCTCTGACCACGATGTTGATTTCACTCGCGGCGGTAACGCCCGCCTAGCGGCTCCCTTGCCCGGATCTGAACACCGCCCTATGACTAAATCAGTCATACGACTGACTTAAATAGGAGATGGCATGGCGGATGTGGATGTCGTGGTGGTCGGCGCCGGTCGGACGCACTGGGCCGGAGCTGAGGTGGCGCAACAATGGAGCGGATACATGGAACGGTGCCATCCGGTCGGGCAGGCCGCCGACGAAATTCTCGCCGAAGTGTGAGAGCGGTTAGCCGCCGAAACCGTTGCCCCAGCGCTTGGTGAACGCGATGTCGCCGAGCGCGGGTCGCTGTCGTGGAGCGTGGTCGCGTTCGACGGTCGACTCCTCGGCACCCGCGTAGCTGTTCAGGACCGGGCCGATCGCGACGACGGCGATGGGCCGCACGTTCTCGGGGATGTCGAAGACGGCGGGAGCCTCATCCACGCGAAAACCTGCCATGGGGTGGGTGTGCAGACCGTGGGAGCGTGCCTCAACCCCCAGCTGGGCGATGGCCAGGCCGGCATCGACCGCCGCGTAGACGGCGGTGTTGTCGTCATCGCCCAGGTCGGTGCTCACCAGGACGAGTGCCGCCGCAACTTTTGCATAAGAGTTTCCCCGATTGAGCAGCTCGGCCAGCGCCGCGTAGGTGGCATCGCCGCGCAGACCCACGATGTATCTGACAGGGAAACGCTTACCCCAACTGGCGGCCCAGCGACCCGCTTCGAGCAGGGCCGTCAGGGTGTCCGGGGCGAGGCTCGCATGGGGATCGAAATGCCGCGGACTCCACCGCGAGGCGATCAGCGGCTGGATCGGAACCGAGGTGATGGCGGTACGGTCGGTCGGGTTGCCCATACGGGCCAGGTTATCGAGTTGTCGTAACCCCTTATCCTGATGACTGGATCTCTCCCGACCCTGGCCGAACAGCAGGAAGGTATGACGTGGCGCTCGTCGTCCAAAAGTACGGCGGATCGTCGGTCGCAACGGCCGAACGCATCCGCAGGGTGGCCGAACGCATCGTCGAGACGAAAAAGAATGGCAACGACGTGGTCGTTGTCGTCTCGGCCATGGGTGACACCACCGACGAGCTGCTTGACCTGGCCCAACAGGTCTGCCCGGCGCCCCCGCCGCGCGAGCTGGACATGCTGCTCACCGCCGGTGAGCGGATGTCCAATGCCCTGGTCGCGATGGCCATCCACTCGCTGGGAGCCTCGGCGCGCTCGTTCACCGGCTCGCAGGCCGGCGTCATCACCACCGGCAAGCACGGCAGCGCCAAGATCATCGACGTCACCCCAGGCCGGCTGCGCACCGCCCTCGACGAGGGCCAAGTGGTGCTGGTCGCCGGGTTCCAGG
The nucleotide sequence above comes from Mycobacteroides saopaulense. Encoded proteins:
- the rpmG gene encoding 50S ribosomal protein L33, producing the protein MARNEIRPIVKLRSTAGTGYTYVTRKNRRNDPDRMVLRKYDPVVRKHVDFREER
- the rpsN gene encoding 30S ribosomal protein S14, whose product is MAKKSKIAKNEKRRVIVERYAERRAELKEIIRQPSSSHEQRLAAQAELARQPRDASAVRLRNRDAVDGRPRGYLRKFGLSRVRVRELVHDGSLPGVRKASW
- a CDS encoding acyl-CoA dehydrogenase family protein; the protein is MIDFSIPEELAAKAQRVREFVTETVIPYERDPRLTAHGPTDELRDELVGKAREAGLLTVQAPESHGGWGLSHIGQAVIFEAAGWSTLGPIAMNCAAPDEGNMFLLGKITNEEQAERFLKPVIEGHQRSAFAMTEPDGAGSDPSQLKTSAIFDGQNFVINGRKWLITGARGAKTWIIMANLEANDHLPEGPTLFLCDGDAGISAGGIVIERIMNTMDRNYAEGHAVVRFDNLTLPREALLGETGQAFRYAQLRLAPARLTHCMRWLGAASRAQDIAVDYARTRTSFGKTIGEHQGVSFMLADNEIALHQCRLTIWHACWMMDNGAKGRHESSMAKSFVSEELFKVTDRCVQVLGGIGISDETPVEMIFRDMRAFRLYDGPTEVHKYAIGRQVLRIPRA
- a CDS encoding TetR/AcrR family transcriptional regulator → MPYVESAQRTREAVTAARVVLMREGVGRTTMRAVAAEAGIPLGTLQYVFPSKQGLLKAVIEDIVEEIAGVLRTAAGTEAGLDDAIRYGVRNFWSKLVAEHRNLQLVQYELVTHALRAPGLEDLPAWQYERYTQVVAHWCQEAARRAGERCAVSFERLARVLVAGIDGLILQHVVSPDPARSAEDLDSLTTMLISLAAVTPA
- a CDS encoding nitroreductase family protein gives rise to the protein MGNPTDRTAITSVPIQPLIASRWSPRHFDPHASLAPDTLTALLEAGRWAASWGKRFPVRYIVGLRGDATYAALAELLNRGNSYAKVAAALVLVSTDLGDDDNTAVYAAVDAGLAIAQLGVEARSHGLHTHPMAGFRVDEAPAVFDIPENVRPIAVVAIGPVLNSYAGAEESTVERDHAPRQRPALGDIAFTKRWGNGFGG
- the leuA gene encoding 2-isopropylmalate synthase, with protein sequence MTSFSSDEFNYTPRSIVTPNGPIPADQPAWNTQKNSSMPVHRYRSFADEVEKIELPDRTWPDKVITRAPQWAAVDLRDGNQALIDPMSPARKRRMFDMQIRMGFKEIEVGFPSASQTDFDFIRELISENAIPEDVTIQVLTQCRPELIERTFLACEGAANVIVHFYNSTSILQRRVVFRGDRETIKKIATDGARKCIEEAAKYPDTHWRFQYSPESYTGTELQYALEVCNAVGDVIEPTPQNPIIFNLPSTVEMTTPNVYADSIEWMSRNLARRDSVILSLHPHNDRGTAVAAAELGFQAGADRIEGCLFGNGERTGNVCLVTLGLNLFSRGVDPQIDFSNIDEIRHTVEYCNQLKVPERHPYGGDLVYTAFSGSHQDAINKGLDQMKRDADDADSDVDDILWQVPYLPIDPKDVGRNYEAVIRVNSQSGKGGVAYIMKSDHGLVLPRRLQIEFAQSIQRITDGEGGEVNPKEIWDVFAEEYLAPIIPLERIRQKVTASEEDGGTDSIAAVVKIDGKETEVNGSGNGPLAAFVDALSTVGYTVNVLDYSEHAMSAGDDAQAAAYVEAMVVGPHGGEAQTVWGVGIAPSITTASLRAVVSAVNRAARA
- a CDS encoding DEDDh family exonuclease, with amino-acid sequence MPIWGQTPDHSPKWVVVDLETSGFQPGRARVISVAALALDADGTITDSVVSLLNPGVDPGPTHVHGLTPEMLEGQPEFADIVPDLIALLRGRTLVAHNVGFDYSFLAAEAELAGAELPTEAVMCTVELTRRLDLDTPNLRLETLAAHWGVEQLKAHDAYDDARVLAEVLPKVLDRARERGTWLPIRETTRKRWPNGRVTHDELRPLKTLASRQPCHWLNPGPYTSGQPLVQGMRVALSAEVARTHEELVEQIMQAGLAYADAVDEDTSMVICNHPNPEQGKGFHARSLGVPLVDDETFMTLIGRVAGGTDIEQFTVPSRAGAQYSLF
- the rpmB gene encoding 50S ribosomal protein L28 encodes the protein MSAHCEVTGRSPGFGNAVSHSHRRTRRRWSPNIQLKTYYLPSEDRRIKLRVSTKGIKVIDRDGIEAVVARLRAQGRKF
- the mrf gene encoding ribosome hibernation factor-recruiting GTPase MRF codes for the protein MRTPVLLVSGQTDTDAVVQVLAHDPGTVVVTHRFDGHIVKRTVTGIRGTSETVLELAHGCVSCTIRDDLLVLLRKLHRRDEVGRIVLHLEPWLEADPICWAINTVPVRVGPGYVDGPAARDVEIAGVVACIDSAHWLEQALGDDELADGRTLAQVAIGQAEFADVLVVRNPEPEVLSVLRRLAPRARITARIGRVEQALDHLEDDARCGRADDPHGPLLAGQPSLAVDGRVALVEFNARRPFHPERLHAAIDLLLDGVIRTRGRLWLATQDEQAMWLESAGGGLRVSAAGKWLAAMDSAEVARTDLERRAFADLMWDYRFGDRHNAMTVLICGADSAEVLDALRGALLTDAEMASPACWDKLSDPFGDWHEDPCEHVSELEAFLSYGDHNTEGNH
- a CDS encoding serine hydrolase domain-containing protein; the protein is MRRILAAALTVALLVSGCGTRATITAADLDAPTSARLDSAINEVLKSAGVPGAIVGVWGPKGKYVRTFGVSNAATHAPMQTDFYHRIGSVTKTFTVTALLQLVDEGKLGLDDPIAKYVDKVPNGNKITLRELARMQSGLFNYSMSLVFSRDLEADPRRRYSTLELLDYAFAQPPNFPPGQGYEYSNTNAVLLGQVVEKVSGQTLPVFVREHITEPLGMSHTSFPDTNILPDPHAQGYTQLTPTGPIIDSTDWNPSWASWAGAMVSTLDDLRVWVPALATGKLLEPATQEQRLQTVAMPPVPDDIRYGLGIFDAHGWIGHNGSIPGYQTLAIYAPAEQTTVVALLNTDVAKQPAQPSTLFGTAITKVISPEHVFLLENAIPQPR
- a CDS encoding type B 50S ribosomal protein L31, with product MKPGIHPDYHHVVFQDATTGKMFLTRSTVTSARTVEFEGQEYPLITAEVTADSHPFWTGDRRIVDTAGQVEKFRRRYGTR
- the rpsR gene encoding 30S ribosomal protein S18; this encodes MATKPTRNRRVKLADTKPAKPNLFAKLGVSSVDYKDTNTLRLFLSERGKIRSRRVTGLTVQQQRQVANAIKNAREMALLPYA